One region of Malania oleifera isolate guangnan ecotype guangnan chromosome 6, ASM2987363v1, whole genome shotgun sequence genomic DNA includes:
- the LOC131157098 gene encoding large ribosomal subunit protein eL31, producing the protein MVEKTKGRKEEVVTREYTINLHKRLHGCTFKKKAPKAIKEIRKFAQTAMGTKDVRVDVKLNKHIWSRGIRSVPRRIRVRIARKRNDDEDAKEELYSLVTVAEVPPEGLGGLGTKVIEEDDE; encoded by the exons ATGGTGGAGAAGACCAAGGGGAGAAAGGAGGAGGTGGTGACCAGAGAGTACACCATCAACCTTCACAAGCGCTTGCATGGCTG CACATTCAAAAAGAAAGCTCCAAAGGCCATCAAGGAAATCAGGAAGTTTGCACAGACAGCCATGGGAACCAAGGATGTGAGGGTGGATGTGAAGCTGAACAAGCATATTTGGAGCAGGGGTATCCGAAGTGTCCCTAGGAGGATTAGAGTTCGCATTGCACGCAAGAGGAATGATGATGAAGATGCAAAGGAAGAGCTCTACTCGCTCGTTACTGTTGCTGAAGTCCCACCTGAAGGACTTGGTGGCTTGGGAACCAAGGTCATCGAAGAAGATGATGAGTAG